From the Pongo pygmaeus isolate AG05252 chromosome X, NHGRI_mPonPyg2-v2.0_pri, whole genome shotgun sequence genome, one window contains:
- the AVPR2 gene encoding vasopressin V2 receptor encodes MASTTSAVPGHPSLPSLPSNSSQERPLDTRDPLLARAELALLSIVFVAVALSNGLVLAALARRGRRGHWAPIHVFIGHLCLADLAVALFQVLPQLAWKATDRFRGPDALCRAVKYLQMVGMYASSYTILAMTLDRHRAICRPMLAYRHGGGAHWNRPVLVAWAFSLLLSLPQLFIFAQRNVEGGSGITDCWACFAEPWGRRTYVTWIALMVFVAPTLGIAACQVLIFREIHASLVPGPSERPGGCRRGRRTGSPGEGAHVSAAVAKTVRMTLVIVVVYVLCWAPFFLVQLWAAWDPEAPLEGAPFVLLMLLASLNSCTNPWIYASFSSSVSSELRGLLCCARGRTPPSLGPQDESCTTASSSLAKDTSS; translated from the exons ATGGCGTCCACCACTTCCG CTGTGCCTGGGCATCCCTCTCTGCCCAGCCTGCCCAGCAACAGCAGCCAGGAGAGGCCACTGGACACCCGGGACCCGCTGCTAGCCCGGGCGGAGCTGGCGCTGCTCTCCATAGTCTTTGTGGCCGTGGCCCTGAGCAATGGCCTGGTGCTGGCGGCCCTAGCTCGGCGGGGCCGGCGGGGCCACTGGGCACCCATACACGTCTTCATTGGCCACTTGTGTCTGGCCGACCTGGCCGTGGCTCTGTTCCAAGTGCTGCCCCAGCTGGCCTGGAAGGCCACCGACCGCTTCCGTGGGCCAGATGCCCTGTGTCGGGCCGTGAAGTATCTGCAGATGGTGGGCATGTATGCCTCCTCCTACACGATCCTGGCCATGACGCTGGACCGCCACCGCGCCATCTGCCGTCCCATGCTGGCGTACCGCCATGGAGGTGGGGCTCACTGGAACCGGCCAGTGCTGGTGGCTTGGGCCTTCTCGCTCCTTCTCAGCCTGCCCCAGCTCTTCATCTTCGCCCAGCGCAACGTGGAAGGTGGCAGCGGGATCACTGACTGCTGGGCCTGCTTTGCGGAGCCCTGGGGCCGTCGCACCTACGTCACCTGGATCGCCCTGATGGTGTTCGTGGCACCTACCCTGGGTATCGCCGCCTGCCAGGTGCTCATCTTCCGGGAGATTCATGCCAGTCTGGTGCCAGGGCCGTCAGAGAGGCCTGGGGGGTGCCGCAGGGGACGCCGGACAGGCAGCCCCGGTGAGGGAGCCCACGTGTCAGCAGCTGTGGCCAAGACTGTGAGGATGACGCTAGTGATTGTGGTCGTCTATGTGCTGTGTTGGGCACCCTTCTTCCTGGTGCAGCTGTGGGCCGCGTGGGACCCGGAGGCACCTCTGGAAG GGGCGCCCTTCGTGCTGCTCATGTTGCTGGCCAGCCTCAACAGCTGCACCAACCCCTGGATCTATGCATCCTTCAGCAGCAGTGTCTCCTCAGAGCTGCGAGGCTTGCTCTGCTGTGCCCGGGGGCGCACCCCACCCAGCCTGGGTCCCCAAGACGAGTCCTGCACCACCGCCAGCTCCTCCCTGGCCAAGGACACTTCATCCTGA